TGGAGACACCGCTGACCGTGACGCTGCTGGCGACCGACTACGACGGGCTGCCCGATCCGCCCGGCGCGCTGACCTACATCATCACGACGCTGCCGACGGCCGGAAACACGCTGACCGACATCGGCAACGGCCACGTGATCGAGGCCGGCGATCTGCCGTACAGCCTGGTAAGCTACGGCAACCAGGTGCTGTACACGCCTGCTCCCGGGTACTACGGCACCGACATCTTCCAGTTCAAGGCGAACGACGGCGGCACCCCGCCCGACGGTGGCGATTCGAACATCGCCACGGTCGACATCCTGGTCATGTATCCGGCGCCCGTGATCACGACCACCAGCCTGCCGCCCGCCACGCTGAACGGGCTGTACTATCCGGTGACGCTGACGGCGACCAACGGGCAACCGCCGCTGACCTGGAGCGTGTCGACAAGCGGCGCCTACACGCGCCTGCCGAACGGATTGACGCTGACCCCCGCCGGCGTGCTGAGCGGTATTCCGACGGAGTCCGGGACCTTCACCCCGACGTTCAAGGTCACGGACGCGCTCAGCCGCATCAATCAGAAGGTGATCCAGTTGCAGGTCAATATCGGGCCGATCCCGCCCATCGCCCAGTCGCAGAACCTCGTGACGGAGCCGGGCGGAGTTCTGAACGTGGTGCTGCACGCGGTGGATGACGGGCTGCCAAACCCGCCGGCCACGCTCGATTACATCATCACGGCCCTGCCGGCGCGCGGGCGGCTGCGCGACCCCGGCGCGGGCGCGATCCAGGGCGTGCCCTACATGCTGGTCAATCACGGCACGGTGGTGGAGTACGACGCGAACATCTACTACGTGGGCGCGGACAGCTTCACCTTCGTCGCCAACGACGGTGGCACCCCGCCGGATGGCGGCAACTCCAACCCGGGCCAAATCGCCATCGACATCGTGGCGACGCCGGAACTCGTGCACAGCTACCCGCTCGATGTGAACCCGGGCTGGGTCACCGAGGGCGCCTGGGCCTTCGGTAGCCCGGCCGGCGCGGGCACGCACAATCGCGACCCGGTCAGCGGGTACAGCGGCGCGAACGTGTACGGCTACAACCTGAGCGGCGATTACCTCAACAGTCACCCGGCGCGCTACCTGACCACGACGGCGATCAACCTCGGCAACGTGACGGCGGCGGAGCTGCGCTTCTGGCGCTGGCTGGGCGTCGAGCAGTATGACCATGCTACGATCGACGTCTCGAACGACGGGACAAGCTGGACGAGCGTCTGGGACAGCCTCGGCATGGGCTACAACGAGGCGGCCTGGAGCCCGCAGGCGTATGACATCCACGCCGTCGCCGACCGGCAGGCGGCCGTCTACGTCCGCTGGGGCATGGGGCCGACCGACTACTCGGTCACCTACCCGGGCTGGAACATCGACGACGTCGAGATCTGGGGCATCGTGCATCCGACCGTCGCGGGCGATCTCAATTGCGACGGCGAGGTCACGTTCGCCGACATCAACCCCTTCGTGCAGATCATGACGGATCTGCCGGGCTGGCAGGCGGCGAACCCCGACTGCCCAGTGTCCAACGGCGACATCAACGGCGACGGGCAGGTCGGTTTCGCCGACATCAACCCGTTTGTCAGCCTGCTGACCGGCCCGTAGGCCGGCCGTAGCGGAGAGTTGCGGAGAGACACCACGCGGGTGCCGGACGTGGGCAACAACGTCCGGCACCCGCGGTCGTTGGCGAATCGCCACGGACGGGTTACTTGCGGTAGAACTCGACAACAGCGTCTACAACGGCCTGTTGCTGCGCGTTCGTCAGTTCCGGGTACAACGGCAGGGCCACGACCTGCGCCGCGGCCTGCTCCGCCTGCGGGAAGTCCCCGGGCCGGTGGCCCAGGTCGCCGAAGCACTTCTGCAGGTGCAGGGGCAGCGGGTAGTACACGGCCGCCCCGATCTGACGCTGCCGGAGAAACTCGACCAGTTCGTCCCGCTGCCGCGCCCGCAACACATACTGGTGATACACGTGGCGACCGGTGATCTCCGGGGGCGGCTGGACATACAGCGGCGCGACGCCCGCCTCGGTCAGCAGTTCCGTGTAGCGGGCCGCCCGCCCCCGGCGCAACTGCGTCCACTGCTCCAGGTACCGCAGCTTGATGGTCAGCAAGGCCGCCTGCAGGGCGTCGATCCGGAAATTGCCGCCTACCTGGTCGTGATAGTACGTGTGGCCGCTGCCGTGGATGCGCAGCTTGCGCGCCAGCTCGAACAGGGCGTCGTCATCGGTGAGCAGCGCCCCGGCGTCGCCGAGCGCGCCGAGGTTCTTCGTGGGGTAGAAGCTCAGCGCACCCAAGCGGCCGAACGTGCCCGCCATGCGCCCGTCCGCCGCCGCCGCGCCGATCGCCTGCGCCGCATCCTCGATGACGGGGATCTGGTGTCGTTCGGCCAGCGCCATGAGCGGCGTCATGTCCGCGAGTTGCCCATACAAATGCACCGGCATGATCGCCCGCGTGCGCGGCGTAAGGCGTTGCTCCACCTGTGCGACGTCGATGTTGAAGGTCTGCGGCGCGATATCACAGAAGACCGGCCGGGCGCCCACGCGGACCACGGTGCCCGCCGTGGCGAAGAACGTGAACGTGGGGACGATGACCTCGTCGCCGGAGCCGATACCCAGGGACATGAGCGCCAGCAGCAGCGCATCGGTGCCGGACGAAACGCCGAGCGCGTGCCTGGCACCGCAGTAGCGCGCCAGGGCTTCCTCGAACGCGGTGACCTTGGGGCCGAGCACGTAGTAGCCGGACGTGGCGACCGCGGTCAATTCCGTGATCAGTTCGTCACGAATGCTCGCGAACTGGCCAGCCAGGTTCAGCGGCGGGACCGAGAGCGGCACGCGCGATGCGGCGCCGCCGGAGGGTGAAACTGCCATACCGAGTCCTCAAGTCCAGGCCGCGCCGCCCACACGGCGCCGCAGTCCAGACGCAGAAGGATACTCGCTGGCGGGCAGCCCGGCCACGCGCTGCCCGCTTTGCCGGGTGGGCGCCGCCGGCCTACGGCATACAATCGGGCATTGGTACGATGCCTCGCCCCCGAACGCGGGGAGAAAGAGAGTCCATGCGGTGGATGCGTGAAAGTTCGTGTGCCCTGCCATTGTGCGCGGCGGTTCTGAGCGCGCTGGCGACCCGGCCGGCCGCGGCGGCGGAAGTGGTCTTCGCCCGGCACCTGGCGCTCGCCCCCGACGGCGGCACGCTTGCGTTCTGCTGGGCGGGTGACATCTGGACGGTGCCCAGCGGCGGCGGAGCGGCGACGCGGCTGACCGTCCATCCCGCTAATGACCGCTGTCCGGTCTGGTCGCGTGACGGCACGCGCCTCGCGTTCGCGTCCGACCGCCACGGCGCCGACAACGTGTTCGTAATGAACCGCGACGGCAGCGCTCTGCGGCGGCTGACGTTCTCTGATCGCGACGAGATTCCCGCGGACTGGTCGCCGGACGACGCCTGGGTCTATTTCCACTCCCGGCGTGAGGGCGACATGTCGCGCGAGCCGCGGCCGTTCCGCGTCCCAGCGGCCGGCGGGCAGTCGTGGCGCGTCCTGGATTGTCACGGTGCAAGTCTGCGTTTGAGCCCGGATGGCGCACGGTTTGCTTTTGTTCGCGGCGCGACACTCTGGGGTCGGCGCGGCTATCGGGGCAGCGCGGCCTCCGACGTGTGGATCCACAATACCGCCGACGACTCGTTTACCCAGCTCACCGACTTCGACGGCCCCGATCGCGATCCGCAATGGGACGCGGACGGACGCACGCTCTACTTCCTGTCCGAGCGCAGCGGCAGCGCGAACGTCTGGCGCCAGCGGCTGGACGGCGGCCCGGCGGAGCAGATCACGCACATGACCGGCGAAGACGTGCGCGATTTCTCGCTCGCCGCTGATGGCCGGACACTCGCGCTGACGCACTGGGACAAGGTCTACGTGTTGTCGCCCGGGGATGCACTCGCGCGCGCGGTGCGGATCACGGTGCCGGACGATACGCCGCAGAATGACGTGGAGCTGAGGACATTTACAAAGGACGCGGACGAGCTGGCGCCGTCGCCGGACGGCAAGGAAATCGCGGTCGTCGTGCGGGGCGAGGTCTTCGTGCTGCAGACGCAGGAGGACAAGCCGACACGACGCGTGACGGAGGCGGCGGCGCGCGAGCGCGACGTGACCTGGTCGCCGGACGGCAAGGCGCTGTATTTCGTCTCGGACCAGGCCGGCCAGGAGGACATCTACCGCGCCGTTTCGGCCGAGCAGCCTCCGCAGCCGCTGTCGGATTCGCTGCGCTTCCGAATCGAGCGGGTCACCGATGATCCGGCCGTGGAGATCGACCCGGCCATCTCACCCGACGGCAAACAACTCGCGTTCGTGCGTGGGCGCGGCGACCTGATCGTGCGCGACCTTGCCAGCGGCCAGGAGCAGGTGCGCCTGACCGGCTGGAGCCGCCCGCGGTTCCAGTGGTCGCCGGACAGCCGCTGGCTGGCCTACCGGCGCGAGGATCGTGAAGAGAATGCCGACGTGTGGGTCGGGCCGGCGGACGGCCACGAGCCGGACGTCAACGTGTCGCAGCATCCCGACTTCGACGGCGAGCCCCAATGGTCAGCCGACGGGCAGGTGCTGGCCTTTACGTCGCGACGGGACGGCTTTGACACGGACCTGTATCTCGTGTTCCTGTCGCGCAAGCTCGACGAGAGCGCCCCGGTCGAACACGACGAGTACTTCAAGCAGCAAGGCGAGGCGCTCAAGAAGCGCAAACCGCCGAAGTCAGTCGTTGCCAGCGGCCCGATCGCGCTTGGCGGGGCGACATCACGCCCGGTGGAGTCGCAGCCCGCGACCAACCCAACCAGCGCGCCGGGCGCGCCGGAGAGCGCGGCGGGCGAGCTGGCGGGCAAGGTGCGCGCGTGGCTCAAGGGCTTTCTCGAAGAGCCCGACAAGCCGGACGGCGATGGCAAGGAACAAACCAGGAAAAAGCCGGCGCAGAAGTACGAATACGAGCTCGCCACCTGCTATCAGCGTATTCGGCGCGTGACGACGCTGCCCGGTGATCAGAGCGCCTTCGCGCTGGCACCGGATGGGCAGACGCTGGCTTTCGCATCGCGGCATGAGGGCGAAGAGAAGGTTTACACCGTCAAGTGGAATGGCAAGGATACGAAGCGGATCGTCAACGACGGCGCCCGCGGACTGCGCTGGTCGCTGGACGGCAAGCGGCTGCTGTACCTGAGGGGCGGAGTGCCGCAATCGTGCAGCGACAGCGGCAGCGACGCCAAGACGCATGCTTTCAAGGCCAAGCTGGCGATCGTGCGCTCGGAGGAGGCCGGGCAGAAATTTGACGACGCCGTGCGGCAACTCGGGCTGTATTTCTATCACCCGACCATGAAGGGGCTCGATTGGGCGGGGCTGGCCCGCAAGTACCGCGAGCTGGCATTGCAGACGCGCACGATCCACGAATTCAACGAGATCTTCACGCTGCTGCTGGGCGAGCTGAATGCCTCGCACCTGGGGATCTCCGGCCCGGGCGCCGGCGGCGAGGAGCAGGTGGGGCAACTCGGCTGCCAGCTCGACCGGGCGTATACTGGACCCGGGCTGAAGGTGGCTACGGTGATCCCGCGTACGCCGGCCGATCGCGCTGCCAGCCGCCTGGTGACCGGCGACGTCCTGCTGAAGGTGAACGGCGTGCCCGTGGGGCCGGAGCAGGCGCTGGACGCCGCCCTCATCAACACGGTCGGCGACGAGGTGGTGGTCGAGTACGCACCGGCAGCGGGGCGCCCGACGGAATCGGCGGCGGCGCAGCCCGCGACCGCACCCGCTACGCAGCCGGCGACGCGGGAGCTGGTCATTCGCCCGATCTCCAGCGGCGCGCTCGCGGGCCTCATGTACGACGCCTGGGTCGAGCAGAACCGCAAGTACGTTGAGGAGCACTCCGGCGGGCGCGTCGGCTACCTGCACATCCGCGGCATGGATGAGGGTTCCTTCCGCGTCTTCGAGCGCGACCTCTACGCCGCCGGCTACGGCCGCGACGGCCTCGTCGT
This sequence is a window from Phycisphaerae bacterium. Protein-coding genes within it:
- a CDS encoding S8 family serine peptidase translates to MRTCVVLCGLAALLALTSAAARGGVIDSNLDEIMASKAAGETVSTLVFLKDRVDGAALNASLNKSRATLAARHETVVRALQEKAQATQAGLSAYLDDLVRAGRATEVQAYWIDNSFRVDATPAEIRLLAERPDVEIIYYNYEIETIAPVAAKPDTPTAPDEGQRTPVTGVVAVRAPEVWAMGFTGEGMLTSTLDTGVDGNHPALASRWRGLDPLYAGHPQWAWFDPRTNTTFPQSFGAHGTHTMGTVCGGAPGEQIGVAPGAQWIHAAVIDRVSIPTTVADAKLAFQWIIDPDGNPSTVWDVPTVNSNSWGVTTSHGYPPCDQNFWSYIDNCEAAGIVLLFSAGNEGPGAETLRRPADRATNGYNALAVGAVDANNSSWPVASFSSRGPSHCTPNGSAAIKPEMAAPGVAVRSSVPGGGYESFGWDGTSMASPHVNGVIVLMRQACPDLSVDEIKQILYDTAHDLGATGKDNNYGWGMVDAFEAVSLALSMCSGAPRARDAHLQSPVETPLTVTLLATDYDGLPDPPGALTYIITTLPTAGNTLTDIGNGHVIEAGDLPYSLVSYGNQVLYTPAPGYYGTDIFQFKANDGGTPPDGGDSNIATVDILVMYPAPVITTTSLPPATLNGLYYPVTLTATNGQPPLTWSVSTSGAYTRLPNGLTLTPAGVLSGIPTESGTFTPTFKVTDALSRINQKVIQLQVNIGPIPPIAQSQNLVTEPGGVLNVVLHAVDDGLPNPPATLDYIITALPARGRLRDPGAGAIQGVPYMLVNHGTVVEYDANIYYVGADSFTFVANDGGTPPDGGNSNPGQIAIDIVATPELVHSYPLDVNPGWVTEGAWAFGSPAGAGTHNRDPVSGYSGANVYGYNLSGDYLNSHPARYLTTTAINLGNVTAAELRFWRWLGVEQYDHATIDVSNDGTSWTSVWDSLGMGYNEAAWSPQAYDIHAVADRQAAVYVRWGMGPTDYSVTYPGWNIDDVEIWGIVHPTVAGDLNCDGEVTFADINPFVQIMTDLPGWQAANPDCPVSNGDINGDGQVGFADINPFVSLLTGP
- a CDS encoding DegT/DnrJ/EryC1/StrS family aminotransferase codes for the protein MAVSPSGGAASRVPLSVPPLNLAGQFASIRDELITELTAVATSGYYVLGPKVTAFEEALARYCGARHALGVSSGTDALLLALMSLGIGSGDEVIVPTFTFFATAGTVVRVGARPVFCDIAPQTFNIDVAQVEQRLTPRTRAIMPVHLYGQLADMTPLMALAERHQIPVIEDAAQAIGAAAADGRMAGTFGRLGALSFYPTKNLGALGDAGALLTDDDALFELARKLRIHGSGHTYYHDQVGGNFRIDALQAALLTIKLRYLEQWTQLRRGRAARYTELLTEAGVAPLYVQPPPEITGRHVYHQYVLRARQRDELVEFLRQRQIGAAVYYPLPLHLQKCFGDLGHRPGDFPQAEQAAAQVVALPLYPELTNAQQQAVVDAVVEFYRK
- a CDS encoding PD40 domain-containing protein, producing the protein MRWMRESSCALPLCAAVLSALATRPAAAAEVVFARHLALAPDGGTLAFCWAGDIWTVPSGGGAATRLTVHPANDRCPVWSRDGTRLAFASDRHGADNVFVMNRDGSALRRLTFSDRDEIPADWSPDDAWVYFHSRREGDMSREPRPFRVPAAGGQSWRVLDCHGASLRLSPDGARFAFVRGATLWGRRGYRGSAASDVWIHNTADDSFTQLTDFDGPDRDPQWDADGRTLYFLSERSGSANVWRQRLDGGPAEQITHMTGEDVRDFSLAADGRTLALTHWDKVYVLSPGDALARAVRITVPDDTPQNDVELRTFTKDADELAPSPDGKEIAVVVRGEVFVLQTQEDKPTRRVTEAAARERDVTWSPDGKALYFVSDQAGQEDIYRAVSAEQPPQPLSDSLRFRIERVTDDPAVEIDPAISPDGKQLAFVRGRGDLIVRDLASGQEQVRLTGWSRPRFQWSPDSRWLAYRREDREENADVWVGPADGHEPDVNVSQHPDFDGEPQWSADGQVLAFTSRRDGFDTDLYLVFLSRKLDESAPVEHDEYFKQQGEALKKRKPPKSVVASGPIALGGATSRPVESQPATNPTSAPGAPESAAGELAGKVRAWLKGFLEEPDKPDGDGKEQTRKKPAQKYEYELATCYQRIRRVTTLPGDQSAFALAPDGQTLAFASRHEGEEKVYTVKWNGKDTKRIVNDGARGLRWSLDGKRLLYLRGGVPQSCSDSGSDAKTHAFKAKLAIVRSEEAGQKFDDAVRQLGLYFYHPTMKGLDWAGLARKYRELALQTRTIHEFNEIFTLLLGELNASHLGISGPGAGGEEQVGQLGCQLDRAYTGPGLKVATVIPRTPADRAASRLVTGDVLLKVNGVPVGPEQALDAALINTVGDEVVVEYAPAAGRPTESAAAQPATAPATQPATRELVIRPISSGALAGLMYDAWVEQNRKYVEEHSGGRVGYLHIRGMDEGSFRVFERDLYAAGYGRDGLVVDVRNNGGGWTADWVMAVLSVRRHAFTVPRGGEPGYPQDRLIFYAWTKPTTMMCNEQSFSNAEIVAHAFKTLGRGPLVGARTAGGVISTGSYTLIDGAQVRIPGRGWYTLPAGVDMENNGAVPDVQVLVTPADETQARQPQLDAAIAATLAQLARPATQPSPAERAPEDR